GCCGGGTTGACGGAGGCGACGTAGTCGCGGTCGGCGATCTTCTTGCCGGCGATGATGAGCGGCCATTTCCGGCCAAGCTGCCCGGACACGGTGGTGAGTGCGGACTTTTGTTTTTCGCGGTTGGCGGCCTGAGAGAAGTCCGTGTTGGCGGCGTTCACGAAGGAGCCGGGCGCGGGCGCCTTGCGCGAGAGCGGGCTCGGTGCGGCGGCGATCTGGGTGACGGGGTTGGCGAGCAGGGCGTCCTTGGTGGCCTCGCCCATGTTCTTGAGGCGGAGGAAGCCCTCGTTGGACGTGTTTTCCAGCAGACGGCGCACGAGGTAGGCCATGCCGGGCAGCAGCTCGCCGATGGCGCAGTATTCGCGGACGCGGTGCCCCATCTGCAGGAGCGAGAGCTTCAGCTCGTCGGCCATGCCGTAAAGGGCTTGGAACTCGTAGGCACGTGGATCGATCCCGAGGCGCTCGGCCTGGGCGATGGCGTGGGCGCAGGAGCGGACGTTGTGCGAAGCGAAGTTCGGGGTGACGAGGTCGATGTTCTCGAGGAGGAAGAGCGTGAGCTTCTCGTAGTTGGCGTCGGACTCGGGCTTCTTTTGCCAGACCGGAATGGGCCAGTCGCGCTGCTGGGCGACGATGGTCTCGTAGTCCCAGTAGGCACCCTTCACGAGGCGGATGCTGAGCGGGCGGTTGTGCTGGCGGGCCCAGGCGACGAGGTCGCGCAGGTCGCGCTCACAGTCGCGCAGGTAGGCCTGCATCGCGATGCCGATGGCTGGTTGCGAGCGGAACTCGGGTTCCTCGAAGATGGATTTGAAGAGCGCGAGCGTGAGGTCCTTCAGCTTGTAGCTCTCCATGTCGAAGTTCACCAGCGCACCGACCTCGGCCGCGCGACGGAGGATCGGACGAAAACGTTCCTTGAGCGCCACGATGGAGTTTTCCGGGTCGGCCGGGTGGACGTCGGGCGTGAGGGCCGAGATTTTGACGGAGAGGTTGAGGCGCGGGAGCGGGCCCTTGGGACCGAGGTCGCTGAACGCGGGCGCAGTTTCCTTGGCGAAGAACTTTGACACCGAGTCGAGCACCTCGAGGTTGCGCTGGAGAAAGATGTCGGCCTCGGCGTCGCTCACGACGGTCTCGCCGAGCAGGTCAATGGTGGTGGCGAGTCCGAGCTTGGTGTTGCGGCGAAGTTGCTTGATGAGGTCGTCGCCGGATTCGCCGGCGACAAACTGGTTGGCCATGTCCACGATTTGCGCCTTCACCGGCGTCGCGACGAGAGCCGGGGCGAAGGACGAGGCAGCGAGGCCGGCCTTGAGCGCGGGGTTCAGCTCGACGGCCTTGTCGCCGAGGTATTCCTGCAGGTGGCGGACAATATCGCCGGAAGACTTTAGCGTCGGCAGCACGTCCACGAAGCGGAAGAGCTGGGTCTTGAAAGCCGGGTCTTTCATGGACCACTCCATCAGGCGGGCGTAGGCGCCTTTCTTGGAGAACAGGGCCGGGGGCGGCTGCTGATCCATGAGGGCAAAGAGGCGCTCGCCCTTGGCTTTGATGGCGGCTTCGAGGGTGGGGTCGGGGGTCAGGAAGGCGGACATGGGGATTTTTTGCCGCGAGTTTCCCGACGTGTCATAAATAGGCAAGGGCCGGCGGGCCATGGACTACGGCAGCATCGCGCCTAATCGGCGTGTTTAGGCCGACGTGGTTCAAACTCGGCGTGGCGAACGGGGTTATGAGTTATCGGCTTGGCTGGACGTTATTTGCGTGGCAGAAGGTTTCTGCAACTTGGTCGCGCGACGGCGTGTTCTGAACGTGAATGACGATCCCACAGTGCAAGACTCTACCCAGGGAGTGATCCCGCCCGACTTCACCACGTTCATGCGCAACTACCAAGACATGGTCTATTCTACGGCCGTGCGGCTCATTGGCAACGAGACGCAAGCCGAGGATATTGCGCAGGAAGTGTTCATCAAAGCCCACGAGCACTTCGACAACCTGCGCACCAGTCCGACGGCGGGCGGGTGGTTGAAGACCGTGGCGACCAACCTCTCGATCAACCACATCCAGCGCTACAAGAAGCGCTGGAGCTTCTTCTCCGATCTCGTCCACAAGAGCGACGAGGGCGAGGAGCGGGAGGTCGAGTTCGCCGCGCCCGACACGTTTTTCAGTGGCGTGGACAGCAGCGAACGTCGCGAGTGGGTCGAGCGCGCCCTGGAGAAACTGCCCGACCACCAGCGCATCCCGCTGGTGCTTTATCACTTTGAGGACCTGCCCTACGAGGACATCGCCAAAAAAACCGGCGTGTCGCTCAGCAAGGTGAAGACCGACATTCTGCGCGGCCGCGAAGCTCTCGCCAAGATTTTGGTGCGGAGCGGCGCCAGCCACGAAAAATTTGAAACCGGAGGCGTGTCATGAACCAAAAAATGACCCCTGAAGAACTGGAAAAATTCATCCACCGCGAGCTGCGGGCGCTCCCGCCGCGCAAGGCCCCGGCGGGCTTCGAAGCCCGCATGCAGGCTGCGCTGGCCAGCCGCACCACGCAGTCCGCCGCCGCGCCCGTGCGGCTCGAACAACTGGTCCACCGCGAGCTGCGGGCGCTCCCGATGCGCAAAGCCCCCGCCGGCTTCGAGGCCCGGGTGCTCGCCGAGATCGAGCGCCGCGCCGCCGTCGCCTGGTATCACAAGAGCTGGAGCTACTGGCCCGCACCGGTCCGGGCCGCGTTCCTCGCCGTCGGCACCGGGTTTGCCGCCGCGGCCGTCGCCACCTTCTACCTGCTCAGCCAGGGTGCCGCCGCCGAGACCGTGATGCAGGAAGTGGCCACGGGCTTCGGTTGGATCAGCCGGATCACCGGAGTCGTTTCCTGGACCTACCACTTCGGCCGTCAACTCGTCGCCGACCTTCCGCCACTCTGGCTTTACGGCGGACTGGCCTTCATTGCGGCCATGTATGCCACCTTCGTCGGCCTGGGGGCCGCCGCCTACCGCTACCTTTATCGCAACAACTGAGTTCCCTTTCATGAAACCTTTCAGTCATTCCAAGTATTTTCTGTTCCTGCTGCTCGGCCTCGGGCTGATGCTCGGGAGCACCCTCCGCGCGCAAGAAGCGCCGCCGGTTCCTCCGGCACCCGCCGAAGCCGATAAGCCCGCGGCTCCGCCGGCGCCCGCGGTCGTGACCGATGAAGCCAAGGACGTCGCCGCTCCCGCCGTGGTGATTGAGGAAAAGGAGCCGGAGATGCGCGAGCTAACCGGCACCGAGGCCCCTCCCGCTGAAACTGCAGAAAAGGCGGAGACTGCGGACCAGCCAAGTGCGGGCGACGAAAAGCCGGAGCAGAATAACCATCGGCGCAACAGCGAACGCGTCAGTTTTGGCAGCAACAGCACCCTGACGGAAGGCGAGAGCGCGGCGGCGGTTATCTCCATCTTCGGTTCATCAACCAGCGCCGGCGAGGTGCAGGGTGAAGTGGTTTCGATTCTGGGCGGCAGTCGCGTGGAAGGTGGCACCGTCGGCGGAGAGGTGGTTTCAGTTCTCGGCAACACCTACATCAATGGCGAGGTGCGCGGCGAAGTCGTGACGGTGTTGGGCAATGTTGAGCTTGGCCCCAAAGCCATCGTGCACGGTGAAGTCGTGTGTATCGGCGGGCAATTCAAGCGCGCCGAGACGGCGGTGCTGAAAGGCAACATCCAGAACATCGCGATTGCCGGTCGGAACTTTGATTTCACGGCGCTGACCACCTGGTTCCACGAATGCCTGCTCTATGGCCGGCCGCTGGCGTTCCATCGGGATCTCTGGATCTTCTGGTGCGTGGCGCTGGGATTGTTGGGTTTCTATGCGCTGATCGCCCTGATCGCGCCGACGGGGGTCAACAAGTGCGTCGAGACACTGGAGCAGCGCCCGGGCTCGTCACTGCTGGCCGCGTTGCTGACCCTGCTGCTCACGCCGGTCGCCTATATCCTGCTCTCGCTCACGCTGGCCATCGTCGTCGGGTTTCTGCTCATCCCGGTCCTCTCCCTCGGGCTCTTCTGCGCCTCGTTGTTCGGCAAGATCGTGATGCTGGCCTGGCTCGGTAAGCGCTTCACCCGCCTCTTGGGCGACGGGCCGCTGGCGCACCCGGTTTTCGGGGTCCTTATCGGTGGCCTGCTGGTGCTGGGGCTCTACACGGTGCCGGTCGCCGGATTCATCATCTACAAGCTGCTCGGCATCCTCGGTCTGGGCGTGGTGGTTTACACCATCATCCTTCAGATCAAGGCCAGCCGTCCGCCCAAACCGGTGAAGCCGGTCGCCGCTGCGGTTCCGGCAGCGCCCATGGCAACCGCGCCCGCGGCCCCGATGGCTGTCGTCGCCTCCGGTGCCGTCAGTGAGTCGGTCGGAGTGCCGCCGACCTCCGCCGAGGCTGCCCCGCCGCCGGTGACTCCGCAGATGGGCGCGGTTTTGCCCGTGATCTCCGCGGTCACTTTGCCCCGGGCCGGATTCTGGATCCGCGTGGCCGCCTCGTTTCTGGACTGTATCCTCCTTGGCATCGTGACCGCCATGTCTTCGTCACTGCTTCATGGTTGGCTCACTCCGGGCGGCAGTCTGCCGTTCTGGTTCGCGGTTTATTGCGTGGTCATGTGGGTCACCAAGGGCACCACCATCGGCGGCATCATCTGCGGCCTGAAAGTGGTGCGAGTGGACGATCGCCCGCTAGACTGGGGCGTGGGCGTCGTGCGGGCGCTGGGCGGATTCCTGTCGCTGGCCGTGGCCGGGCTGGGCTTCATCTGGGTGGCGTTCGACGACGAAAAGCAGAGCTGGCACGACAAGATTGCCGGCACGACCATCGTCAAAGTGCCGAAGGGCACGGCGCTGCTGTAAAACCAGGGATTTCAGGCCATGGCGCGAGGCGGGGTTTCAGCCCCGCCTTTTCGTTTGCCGAGTCCGGCTTTTCTCCCCTACAGCCTTGTAGCCTATGGCGAAAGCACTGGTCGGAATCATCATGGGCAGCTCCTCGGATTGGGAGACGATGCAGCATGCCGCGGCAACGTTGGATGCCCTGGGAGTTCCGTATGAGAAGCGCGTGGTGAGTGCGCACCGCACTCCGAAGCTTATGGTGACTTACGCGGAGTCGGCCGAGAAGCGCGGCCTCAAGCTGATCATCGCCGGGGCCGGTGGTGCCGCCCACTTGCCGGGCATGACGGCCTCACTGACCACGCTGCCCGTGCTGGGCGTGCCGGTGGAATCGAAGGCGCTGAAGGGGCTCGATTCATTGCTTTCCATCGCGCAGATGCCGGGCGGCGTGCCGGTGGCGACCTTTGCCGTTGGCAAACCCGGGGCGATCAACGCCGCGCTGTTCGCGGCCTCACTGCTGGCCCAAAGCGACGGGCGCACGCAGCGCGCGTGGAGGAAGTTTCGCGCCGACCAGACCAAGAAAGTTCTGAAAACCAAGTTGCCGTGAGCGAGGCGCAGGTGATTCCCGCAGGCAAAACCATCGGCGTGCTTGGTGGCGGCCAGCTTGGCCGGATGTTGGCCCAAGCGGCCAAACGGATGGGTTACCGCCTGCACGTGTTCGAGCCGCAGGCGAGGTGCCCGGCCGGAGCCGTTGCGGACATGGAGGTCAACGCGGCCTACGAGGACATCGCGGTGCTGTCGGCTTTCGCCCGCGAGTGCGATGTCCTCACCTACGAATTTGAGAATGTGCCGTCGGCACCGCTGCGGGCCATCGAAAGCCTGACCAAGCTTTGTCCGCATTGGAATGTGCTGGAAACCGCACAAAACCGTTCGCGCGAAAAGAATTGGCTGAAGCGGAACGGATTTCCCCACGCGCGGTTCGCGGAGGTTGCGGCCAACGGTGACCTGCTGGCCGGCATCCGCGAGGCCGGGGTGCCCTGTGTGGTGAAAACGGCGGATTTTGGCTACGACGGGAAAGGCCAGCTCAAGGTGATGACCGAGGCGGATGTGCCGGCGGCTTTGCAGCGTTTTGCCGGCCAGCCGGTGGTGATCGAGCAGTTCGTCAATTTCACCTGCGAGGTGTCGGCGGTCGTGGCGCGCTCGGCCGCGGGGGAGATGGAGGTTTTTCCCGTGGCGGAGAACATCCACACCAATCACATCCTGGATTTCTCAATCGTGCCGGCGCGCGTGCCGGCTGCGGTGGCGTCGCGAGCCGAAGCCATGGCCCAGGAAATAGCCGAACGCATCGGGCTCGTAGGCGTGATGGGGGTGGAGCTTTTCGTCGGTCACGGCGGCGAGGTGCTGGTCAATGAGCTGGCGCCGCGCACACACAACAGCGGACACTACACGATGGACGCCTGCAACGTGTCCCAGTTCGAGCAGCAGGTGCGCGCGATCTGCGGCCTGCCGCTCGTGAAGCCGGCGCTGAGGTCACCGGTCGTGATGGTCAACATCCTGGGTGATGCCTGGGCCAAGGGTGAACCCGACTGGGCCGCCTTGCGGGCGCGTCCGGACACGCATCTGCATCTTTACGGCAAAGCCGAGGCTCGTCCCGGGCGGAAGATGGGGCACTTTAACGTGCTGGCGGGAGACGTAGAGTCCGCTTTGGCCCGGGCCCGGGTGGCCAAGGCCGAGCTGTATCGCTAAACTGCGAGTTCGCTTTGCGCCAACGGCTCATGTGTCCGAAGCGGGCACAAAAAAACTCCCGCCCTTGCGGGCGGGAGTTGAAGGTCAGACGGGATGACTGGTCGACTTAGTAGTCGTAGCCAAACGACAGACGGAAGTAACGCGGACGCTGCCAAGCGTTGGGCAGACCGTAGGTCGGTTCCAGACCGCCAGCGGAGGTCTCATAGGTCTCGACCGTCTCAAGAACCGTGCGGCTGTTGAGAACGTTGAAGACATCAAGACCCATGGTCACGCGATCCTTGCCCCACTTCGGCTTGTAGAGGAAGGACAGGTTGGCGTTGAACTGCCAGTCGGAGGTGCCGGCGGCGCCGCGGTAGCCCATGAAGTAGTCGGGACCGTAGGCCGAACCCACCACGCGGTCCGGATAGTTGCCGAACTTGTTCTTCGGGCGACCGGAGGCCAGCAGCAGGTTGGCGCCGATGGTCCACTCGGAGTTCAGCTTGTAGGAGCCGAAAGCCTTGAACTGATGGCGGCGATCATTGGCCAGATATCCATCGCTGTTGAGAGTCAGGTCAGGCGTGTCGAACAGGATGGTGATACCGGCGTCGTCCTGACCGTTGTCGGACAGAACCCAGCCCTCGTAGTTACCGAAGGACTGCGACCAGGTGTAGGAGAGCTGGGCGTTCCACTTACCGTTCCAGACCTTTTCGAGGGCCACTTCCACGGCGTAGTATTTACGCTTGGCGGAGGGATAGCCGAGCATGTCCCTGGTGAGAACAGCCTCTTCGTTGGCGCTGATGTCGCCATCCTCGTTGAAGTCCCAGAAGGTGCGAATATCGCGACCGGGGTTGCCAAGCACGTAGTGATTGTTGCCCGCAGCGCTGTAGCCACCGAAACCGTTGGTCTGCGCCCAGTAGGTCAGGGCATGGTCAACGATCATGTCGTCAATGGCCGTGCCGTTGATCTGACGGGTGGTGAAGGCGACCTTGAGTGTGAGGTCCTTGTTGAGCGTGTGCTGGATACCGGCGATCCACTCGTCCTGATACATCGGCTTGATGTCGAGGTCGACGATGGTGCGGGTGTCGGGAATCTGGCCGCTTGAGAAGACGGTGGTCGAACCGAGCTTGGCGCCGAGGGTCGGCAGGTTGTTGTTTACCGCCGTGAGGGCATACCACTCTTGGGTGAAGAACTCACCGCCGGCCAGACGGACGTTGGTGTTCGACGCGATCGGGAGGTGATAGCGGCCGAAGTTGGCGAAGATCTTGGTCTTCTTGTCACCCGTCAGATCGTAAGCCGCGGCGATGCGGGGGGCCTTCTGGCCGGTGACCTTGATGAACTGGTCGCCGGCGCCGTTGAGGTTCTCGAAGGACTCATTGCGGAGACCGAGGCGCAGGTTCAGGCGCTCGTTCATCAGGGTCCAGTTGTCTTCAACATACCACGCGTCGGACTTAACCTGGAAGCTGCCCGAGTTGCTGTATTTGCGCACGCGAACGGCACCGACGTTGGGGGTCGGGACCGTCACACCATTGATGAGGCCGCTGCCGGGTATCGCATAATAGCGGTAGTAGACGCCACCCGAATACTGAGCGAGGGAGGTGGAGACGTTTTCTTCGATGTCGTAACCGGCACGAAGACGATGGGCGCCGAACAGGTTGAACGAATATTCAAGGTCAAGGCGCTTGGCTTCACGGGTGTCAATGGCGGCATCCTCGTAGAGAATGTCAGGATTACCCTGAACATAGAGGAGACTGCCGGAGCGACCGTCGTAAACCGCGGGAATCAGGTCATCGCCGCTGACCGCCGTGCGGTTCTGGGTGCTCTCGCCCCACATGGCCGAAACCGTGAGGTTCTCGAAGAAGGTGCCGGTGTAACGGGCGATTTTGGTGTCACCACCGAAGTAGGTGAAGCTTTCGCTCAGATTGGTGCCGGTGATGGTCTTGTTGGCGAAGTTGTAATCAACTTCCTTGCCCAACTCGGTCTCTTCATCCGAGAACATCGTGAACTCGAAGTGGTGGTTATCCAGGGGGTAGAAGTCCAGTTTTACGCCCCAGAACGGATCATCGGAGGTGATGGTCGAGTGGCGGCCGCCAGAGCTGACCACATCTTCACGCTTGAAGTCGCGAATTTGATAGAGGCCGTAAAAGAAGAGCTTGTTGCGCAGCATGGGCAGAACCGGACCGCTGGCGTAAACGTTAGCGGTCAGATCCTGGCGGTAGTCGGCGCTGTTGTAGATATAAGGGGTGGCAGTGTTGCCATTCTGATAGACGTCCGGGCTGTTCTCGCGGCCAGCGTCAGCCTCGAAGTAGACGTTGAAGCCGGCGTGATATTCGTTGGAACCGCTCTTCGTGGTGGAGCTGATGACGCCACCGGTCGAGCGACCGAATTCGGCCGAGTAACCGCCGGTCTTGACTTCGAATTGGTTGTAGAACTCGAAGGGCACAGTAGCACCACCCAAACCGTTACGGAAATTGGTGATGTTCATGCCATTGACGTAATACGCATTTTCGGCGACCGAAGCGCCACCGAAGGAGGCGAGGTTGCCGAAAGCGGAGTCGCCAAGCGTGGTGCCAGGGGCGAGCAGGGCCACCGCGGTCGTGCTACGGGCGACCGGGAGGAGGTCGATCTGCTTCTCGTTGAAGATCGTCACCGCTTCGGCGCTGCCGAAGTCGATGGGATTCACGGTAGAACCACCGACCGTGAACTTCTCGAGTTCAAGAACTTCGCTGCCCGATCCGACCAAGGTGTTAGAACCAATCGAAACGGAAACTTCCTTGGTCACGGGTTGACCATCTTGGGTGAACGTAACCTTATAGTTACCCGGGGGAAGCGAGCCGATACGGAAGTTGCCATCAGCTGCCGCCGTGACAGTGCGGGTGAAGCCGGTGTCTGCGCTCTCCGCAGTAATCGTGCTGCCGGCCGAGACTTTGCCGTAGAGGGCACCAGCAGTGCTTTGTGCGTAAACCGTGTTGCTGGTCACCGAGTAGGTGAGCGCAAGCACGGTCGCCATTGTAAAAGCACCCGCCATGTGGCGAATGCGCGTGAGTGCGCTAGGCACTCCGTTATTCCTAACGGAACGAGCGTTCATAGTTAGTAGTAGTGTGTTGTGTTAGGACAGAACGCCGCTTTTCAGCGGCCGCTCTGTTGTGTGTTCGGTTAAGAACAAACACGGCTGTGTCATACATTCAACCTGAAATTTTAGCGTTTCGTCGCATATTTACCGCCGGCCGACACCGGCCAAAACACTACTCTTTAGACTCTCGGCAGCTCCCAAACCGATGTTTTCTCGTCTTTTGCCACCAGCACGGGAAAACCCTGAGCTGGCGCGCGCCGACCCAAGCGCTTCCGTTTTGTGGCCGGCTGAAGGCGTTTTTGCATAGTGCCATTCGTCAGGGTTGCATGGCTAAACTGCACCTGGCCCACGCCCCCCATTCGTATTCTTAGGACGGCATCGCAGTTGGCAATCGGCACGGATAATTCGCGCCAGAGTTTGGTCTTGGCTCGGGCGGCATATGCACGGAACTCGATGGTATAACGGCCCATTAACTCTTCCCAAGAACCGTCGGCATTCCGTTGCTCGACAATCACTTTTTGGACAGCTGGGGCAAAATTGTGCACCCTCAGGTTCAGCTGCCAAGGGCCGCACATCAGGTTGGGTCCGTTAACTAGGTCACGTTGCCGAGCCAACTTCCGGAGCCACCCCATCCAGGCGGTCAGACGACTTTTGTCGGTCTCCACGACCATTTGATTTTGGCCACGGGTGGCGAGGCGGGTGCGACGCCCCATCGCGCGGGCGGCGTGCAGGCCTTTTCTGCAGTCTTGTGCAAAGGCCGCGCCGGCCAAGAGCATTTGGCTTAGTTTGAGATCAAAGGCTTTTACCTCACCCCGCTTGAGCAGTCGCCGCAATCCAAACACATCGCGGGCGGCCTGCCGCACAAAAGCATCTCGCTTGGCCAGATAGAGCCGGAACGTGAGACTCAAGGAAAGGGCCGTTGGCCAGTCATAAGCGACGGCTCTCATTCTTTCGAAGAACTTAACCTCGGCGAAATAGGGCTTGAGTGATTCCTCTCCCGCGAAGGCATCCCAGCGATCGTTGATCTGCCAACGGGCGTAGCCGGCGAAGGCATGGGCATCAGCGGCCAGCAGGGCGCGGGCTTGTGGCCGGGCCTGTTTCGAGCCGAGGGCTCGTTCCAGCCCCCGAGCGAGCATCGTGGTCGCATCATCGTGGTCGGCTTCAAGCCAAAGGGTGGCGGCGGCGGCGTCCACGACGGTGGTGGTCTCCAGCGCGAGCCGGTAGGGCTCCCAGGAGGTGATGAGCAGGCCGTCGGACTTCACTCGCTGGCAACGTTGCCACCACGAACGGATGTTGGCCAGACGGTCGCCGAAGACCGGCATCGGCTCGTAGCGGAAGGCGCCGTTCATCGGACAGCCGTAGTAACGGATGCCCTGTTTTTTCAGGGCGGGGTGCAGGTCGCGCTCGGCGAAATTGAAGAATTCCACGCGCGGCTTCCGTTTAAACGGGTAGTAATACCAGTCGTAGGCCGTGATGCCGGCCGGGAGCTGCGGAATCGCCTCCGGCACGAAGTAGAGCATGTCGGCCCAAATTCCCATTTGCAGGCCAAGACCGCCGACGAGCTTGTGCAGCCGGTTGACATGACCGGCAAAGTGCCCGCCGAGGCCAAGGCGCGCCACTTCCTCGCGACAGCGCGGGCACTGGCCGAGGTGGAACGACTCGTCGAGGCCGACATGGACCTTGCCCGCGGTGCAATACGGCGCCATGTCGCGCAGCAGTTTCTCGGCAACTCCCAGCGTGCGCGGGTGCAGCGGGCAGATCTGGCCGCTGGCGAGCGCGCCGCCGCGTTCGTCGCGCAGTTCGTTGAGGTCGCGCAGGCCGGGATGCTTGATGAGATACTGGGTGTGACCGAGCAGGTTGATGATCGGCACGACGCGGATGCCGCACTGGGCGGCGGTCAGCACCAGTTCGCCGAGCTCCTCATAGGTGTAGGCGTCATCGCGGCCGATGCCGGGCAGGGTGGGGTAGTGGACGGCGTCCTCCAAATGCAGGTAAAGCTCCTCGTAGCCCCAACGCGCGTAACGCGGGAGCAGTTTCTTGAGGAAATCGATACGCTCGACCTGCCGGGCGAGGTCCCACTGGAAAGCGCGGATCATCGGTTGGATTCAGGCCGGGCACTTCGCGCGGCGCAATCAACGAAAAGGGCCGGCATGCGCCGGCCCTCGAAAACTGCGGTGATGCGGGGGCTCAGCCGCGCTTCTGTGCGATGAGTTGCTCCAGCTTCACGATGTCGGCAGAGAAGAGGCGGATACCCTCGGCGGTCTTCTCGGTCGCCATGGCGTCCTCGTTGAGCGCGAAGCGGAAACCCTTTTCGTCGAAGCTGACCTTTTTGAGGCTGGCGCTCGCGGAGGCCTTGGCGTCGAGCTTGCGGACGACGGGGGCCTCGCTCTTGGCGAGTTCGGCGAGCAGCGTTGGAGCAATGGTGAGCAGGTCGCAGCCGGCGAGTTCGAGGATTTCGCCGGTGTTGCGAAAGGACGCGCCCATGACCTCGGTCTTGTAGCCGAATTTCTTGTAATAGCTGTAGATCTGGGTGACGGAGATCACGCCCGGGTCCTTGGCGCCGGCGAAGTCGGCGGTCGGGGCCTTGGCCTT
This DNA window, taken from Oleiharenicola lentus, encodes the following:
- a CDS encoding RNA polymerase sigma factor — encoded protein: MRNYQDMVYSTAVRLIGNETQAEDIAQEVFIKAHEHFDNLRTSPTAGGWLKTVATNLSINHIQRYKKRWSFFSDLVHKSDEGEEREVEFAAPDTFFSGVDSSERREWVERALEKLPDHQRIPLVLYHFEDLPYEDIAKKTGVSLSKVKTDILRGREALAKILVRSGASHEKFETGGVS
- a CDS encoding RDD family protein, translated to MKPFSHSKYFLFLLLGLGLMLGSTLRAQEAPPVPPAPAEADKPAAPPAPAVVTDEAKDVAAPAVVIEEKEPEMRELTGTEAPPAETAEKAETADQPSAGDEKPEQNNHRRNSERVSFGSNSTLTEGESAAAVISIFGSSTSAGEVQGEVVSILGGSRVEGGTVGGEVVSVLGNTYINGEVRGEVVTVLGNVELGPKAIVHGEVVCIGGQFKRAETAVLKGNIQNIAIAGRNFDFTALTTWFHECLLYGRPLAFHRDLWIFWCVALGLLGFYALIALIAPTGVNKCVETLEQRPGSSLLAALLTLLLTPVAYILLSLTLAIVVGFLLIPVLSLGLFCASLFGKIVMLAWLGKRFTRLLGDGPLAHPVFGVLIGGLLVLGLYTVPVAGFIIYKLLGILGLGVVVYTIILQIKASRPPKPVKPVAAAVPAAPMATAPAAPMAVVASGAVSESVGVPPTSAEAAPPPVTPQMGAVLPVISAVTLPRAGFWIRVAASFLDCILLGIVTAMSSSLLHGWLTPGGSLPFWFAVYCVVMWVTKGTTIGGIICGLKVVRVDDRPLDWGVGVVRALGGFLSLAVAGLGFIWVAFDDEKQSWHDKIAGTTIVKVPKGTALL
- a CDS encoding 5-(carboxyamino)imidazole ribonucleotide synthase, whose protein sequence is MSEAQVIPAGKTIGVLGGGQLGRMLAQAAKRMGYRLHVFEPQARCPAGAVADMEVNAAYEDIAVLSAFARECDVLTYEFENVPSAPLRAIESLTKLCPHWNVLETAQNRSREKNWLKRNGFPHARFAEVAANGDLLAGIREAGVPCVVKTADFGYDGKGQLKVMTEADVPAALQRFAGQPVVIEQFVNFTCEVSAVVARSAAGEMEVFPVAENIHTNHILDFSIVPARVPAAVASRAEAMAQEIAERIGLVGVMGVELFVGHGGEVLVNELAPRTHNSGHYTMDACNVSQFEQQVRAICGLPLVKPALRSPVVMVNILGDAWAKGEPDWAALRARPDTHLHLYGKAEARPGRKMGHFNVLAGDVESALARARVAKAELYR
- a CDS encoding TonB-dependent receptor, coding for MATVLALTYSVTSNTVYAQSTAGALYGKVSAGSTITAESADTGFTRTVTAAADGNFRIGSLPPGNYKVTFTQDGQPVTKEVSVSIGSNTLVGSGSEVLELEKFTVGGSTVNPIDFGSAEAVTIFNEKQIDLLPVARSTTAVALLAPGTTLGDSAFGNLASFGGASVAENAYYVNGMNITNFRNGLGGATVPFEFYNQFEVKTGGYSAEFGRSTGGVISSTTKSGSNEYHAGFNVYFEADAGRENSPDVYQNGNTATPYIYNSADYRQDLTANVYASGPVLPMLRNKLFFYGLYQIRDFKREDVVSSGGRHSTITSDDPFWGVKLDFYPLDNHHFEFTMFSDEETELGKEVDYNFANKTITGTNLSESFTYFGGDTKIARYTGTFFENLTVSAMWGESTQNRTAVSGDDLIPAVYDGRSGSLLYVQGNPDILYEDAAIDTREAKRLDLEYSFNLFGAHRLRAGYDIEENVSTSLAQYSGGVYYRYYAIPGSGLINGVTVPTPNVGAVRVRKYSNSGSFQVKSDAWYVEDNWTLMNERLNLRLGLRNESFENLNGAGDQFIKVTGQKAPRIAAAYDLTGDKKTKIFANFGRYHLPIASNTNVRLAGGEFFTQEWYALTAVNNNLPTLGAKLGSTTVFSSGQIPDTRTIVDLDIKPMYQDEWIAGIQHTLNKDLTLKVAFTTRQINGTAIDDMIVDHALTYWAQTNGFGGYSAAGNNHYVLGNPGRDIRTFWDFNEDGDISANEEAVLTRDMLGYPSAKRKYYAVEVALEKVWNGKWNAQLSYTWSQSFGNYEGWVLSDNGQDDAGITILFDTPDLTLNSDGYLANDRRHQFKAFGSYKLNSEWTIGANLLLASGRPKNKFGNYPDRVVGSAYGPDYFMGYRGAAGTSDWQFNANLSFLYKPKWGKDRVTMGLDVFNVLNSRTVLETVETYETSAGGLEPTYGLPNAWQRPRYFRLSFGYDY
- the purE gene encoding 5-(carboxyamino)imidazole ribonucleotide mutase — encoded protein: MAKALVGIIMGSSSDWETMQHAAATLDALGVPYEKRVVSAHRTPKLMVTYAESAEKRGLKLIIAGAGGAAHLPGMTASLTTLPVLGVPVESKALKGLDSLLSIAQMPGGVPVATFAVGKPGAINAALFAASLLAQSDGRTQRAWRKFRADQTKKVLKTKLP
- the pruA gene encoding L-glutamate gamma-semialdehyde dehydrogenase; protein product: MSAFLTPDPTLEAAIKAKGERLFALMDQQPPPALFSKKGAYARLMEWSMKDPAFKTQLFRFVDVLPTLKSSGDIVRHLQEYLGDKAVELNPALKAGLAASSFAPALVATPVKAQIVDMANQFVAGESGDDLIKQLRRNTKLGLATTIDLLGETVVSDAEADIFLQRNLEVLDSVSKFFAKETAPAFSDLGPKGPLPRLNLSVKISALTPDVHPADPENSIVALKERFRPILRRAAEVGALVNFDMESYKLKDLTLALFKSIFEEPEFRSQPAIGIAMQAYLRDCERDLRDLVAWARQHNRPLSIRLVKGAYWDYETIVAQQRDWPIPVWQKKPESDANYEKLTLFLLENIDLVTPNFASHNVRSCAHAIAQAERLGIDPRAYEFQALYGMADELKLSLLQMGHRVREYCAIGELLPGMAYLVRRLLENTSNEGFLRLKNMGEATKDALLANPVTQIAAAPSPLSRKAPAPGSFVNAANTDFSQAANREKQKSALTTVSGQLGRKWPLIIAGKKIADRDYVASVNPAKPSQIIGHWARATVADADAAVASARAAFPKWRATPVEERAKLLERAADLMESRRLELNALLILEAGKPWIEADGDTSEAIDFCRFYAVEMRRLAKPAVTQAVPGERCVQTWTPRGVGVAIAPWNFPLAILTGLVVAPLVAGNCIIMKPAEQTSVIGATLMDILIEAGLPAGVVNFLPGYGEDIGAHLTGHKDVDFIAFTGSRAVGCAIWEAAGRTKSGQANLKKVVCEMGGKNALIIDNDADLDEAIPAALYSAFGFSGQKCSALSRLIVLDEVYDAFVERFLSACPAIPVGNPALPGTVVGPVIDPDAQQKILGLIEQGRKEAQLAFQGTAPAEGFFVPPTVFTHVKPSHTIAREEIFGPVVAILRAKDLDEAFALVNGTDYALTGGLFSRSPRALERAQQELLVGNLYLNRAITGAIVERHPFGGFKMSGGGTKAGGKEYLQNFLFPRVIVENVMRRGFTPPEET